In Herpetosiphon gulosus, one genomic interval encodes:
- a CDS encoding biotin transporter BioY: protein MYRVEPVAERQTLADLIRGKSLGRDLALIIGFSLFVALTAQIAIPLPWTPVPITGQTLGVLLTGAILGPRRGALAILLYLVEGLAGMPVFAGMTSGLAKLLGPTGGYLLSWPLAAVLVGWLAQRGWDRRIPTALAMFCFGNILIYAIGASWLNIYKDTFGQISVMWAGVYPFLPGDALKIVIAALVLPGAWALFGRNER, encoded by the coding sequence ATGTATCGTGTGGAACCGGTAGCGGAACGACAAACCTTGGCCGACCTGATTCGTGGCAAATCACTGGGTCGTGATCTTGCGCTGATTATCGGGTTTAGTTTGTTTGTTGCCCTCACCGCTCAAATTGCTATTCCGTTGCCTTGGACTCCCGTGCCAATTACGGGTCAGACCTTGGGGGTGTTGCTGACGGGGGCGATTTTGGGGCCACGCCGTGGCGCTTTGGCAATTTTGCTCTATCTGGTCGAGGGCTTGGCTGGAATGCCAGTGTTTGCTGGCATGACCAGCGGCTTGGCTAAATTGCTTGGCCCAACTGGTGGGTATCTCCTGTCGTGGCCGTTGGCCGCAGTTTTGGTGGGCTGGTTGGCTCAACGTGGCTGGGATCGCCGGATTCCAACCGCCTTGGCGATGTTTTGTTTTGGCAATATCTTGATCTACGCGATTGGCGCATCGTGGTTAAATATCTACAAAGATACGTTTGGCCAAATCAGCGTCATGTGGGCGGGAGTTTATCCCTTCTTGCCTGGTGATGCCTTGAAGATTGTGATTGCAGCCTTGGTATTACCTGGGGCATGGGCGCTATTCGGGCGCAACGAACGCTAA
- a CDS encoding carbohydrate ABC transporter permease has product MMQRPAIEPTKRWQKSSRTFGIYLLMTGIAIFTLFPIVFMLVTAIKADESQILREMSTFAAFLPTGELSLQNFRDVFERVPFAQYLINSVIIALSIVICGLFVNSLIAYALARMQFRGQKLLLAIVVALIIIPFQAVAVPLLLIVNQLPWFDGRMTWLDSYHVQIIPFIADAFSIFLFYQFFLNIPKDIEEAALVDGASRFRMYSQIIVPLSRPVFATVAILQFLTHWGDFLWPLMVVRDPAVRPLTVGMQAFFGQMPRQWGDIMAFATMVTLPVLIIFLLFQKWFVQSVASSGVKG; this is encoded by the coding sequence ATGATGCAACGTCCTGCAATTGAACCAACCAAGCGCTGGCAGAAAAGCTCACGCACATTCGGCATCTACCTGCTGATGACGGGAATCGCGATTTTCACCCTGTTTCCCATTGTGTTTATGTTGGTCACCGCAATTAAAGCCGATGAATCGCAGATTTTGCGCGAAATGAGCACATTTGCGGCGTTTTTGCCAACTGGCGAGCTTTCGTTGCAAAACTTTCGCGATGTCTTTGAGCGCGTACCATTTGCCCAATATCTGATCAATTCGGTGATTATTGCCTTGTCGATTGTGATCTGTGGCCTGTTTGTGAATAGCTTGATCGCCTATGCCTTGGCCCGTATGCAATTTCGCGGTCAAAAATTGCTCTTGGCAATTGTCGTGGCATTGATTATCATTCCATTTCAAGCAGTTGCCGTGCCCTTGCTGCTGATCGTCAATCAGTTGCCATGGTTTGATGGTCGCATGACCTGGCTTGATAGCTATCATGTGCAGATCATTCCATTTATTGCCGATGCCTTTTCGATTTTCCTGTTCTACCAGTTTTTCCTGAATATTCCCAAGGATATCGAGGAAGCGGCCTTGGTCGATGGAGCCAGCCGTTTTCGCATGTATTCGCAGATTATCGTGCCACTTTCACGGCCTGTTTTTGCTACGGTGGCCATTCTGCAATTTCTGACCCACTGGGGCGATTTCTTGTGGCCATTGATGGTGGTGCGTGATCCAGCGGTGCGACCATTGACGGTTGGTATGCAAGCCTTTTTTGGCCAAATGCCACGCCAATGGGGCGATATTATGGCCTTTGCCACGATGGTAACGCTACCAGTATTGATTATTTTCCTGCTGTTCCAAAAATGGTTTGTCCAATCGGTGGCCTCATCGGGGGTAAAGGGCTAA
- a CDS encoding sugar ABC transporter permease has product MAISKSQTASAKPTTSRPMLSWKRREQRVAWAFVAPALLLLLIFLIAPFGLAFYLSLTDQRLVPNPNLPTRFVGLKHYLAMWQDATFVRALLNNFLFVAVVVPVQTSFALFLAVLVNQKIKAINFFRTIYFIPVVTIMAIVAVVWTFLYNPDQGIINKFIQTISFGQLGPYRWLEDPKLAFPAIMLMSIWQGVGFQMVIYLAGLQEIPGELYEAAQLDGASAWQQFRFVTLPQLRNTSIFVVISTTIMAFKLFDQVEIMTKGGPNDATVTAMLHIVNSGFRTQKVGYASALSVVFFVIVLLISMGQRIFTRSER; this is encoded by the coding sequence ATGGCTATTTCAAAATCGCAAACCGCTAGCGCCAAACCCACCACCAGCCGCCCAATGCTTAGTTGGAAACGCCGCGAACAACGGGTCGCTTGGGCGTTTGTGGCTCCGGCACTGCTGTTGCTGCTAATCTTTTTGATCGCTCCCTTTGGCTTGGCGTTTTATCTCTCGCTAACCGACCAACGCCTCGTGCCCAACCCCAACTTGCCAACGCGCTTTGTTGGCCTTAAACACTATTTGGCAATGTGGCAAGATGCCACATTTGTACGAGCATTGCTGAATAATTTCTTGTTTGTGGCCGTGGTTGTGCCCGTGCAAACCAGTTTTGCCTTGTTTCTGGCAGTTTTAGTCAACCAAAAAATCAAGGCAATCAACTTTTTTCGCACAATCTACTTTATTCCAGTTGTCACAATTATGGCGATTGTGGCGGTAGTTTGGACGTTTCTCTACAATCCTGATCAGGGCATTATCAACAAATTTATTCAGACGATCAGTTTTGGCCAACTTGGCCCCTATCGTTGGCTCGAAGACCCTAAATTAGCGTTTCCCGCGATTATGTTGATGTCGATTTGGCAGGGCGTTGGCTTTCAGATGGTGATTTATCTGGCGGGTTTGCAAGAAATTCCTGGCGAATTGTACGAAGCAGCTCAGTTGGATGGAGCCAGTGCTTGGCAACAGTTTCGCTTTGTCACCCTGCCTCAATTGCGCAATACCTCAATTTTTGTGGTGATCTCAACCACAATTATGGCCTTCAAGCTGTTCGATCAAGTTGAGATTATGACCAAGGGCGGCCCCAACGATGCCACCGTCACCGCCATGTTGCATATCGTCAACAGCGGGTTTCGCACCCAAAAAGTTGGCTATGCCTCGGCACTTTCGGTAGTGTTTTTCGTGATTGTGCTGCTGATTTCAATGGGCCAACGAATCTTTACCCGCTCAGAAAGGTAG
- a CDS encoding alpha-amylase family protein, protein MQPLTVQTMHLPNPTTFDDLLDQQIANPRDRDIFRLRMQRHFGDCLEALGALYAQHPAWTQLLEQLPERLITAYAQRRDALKIHDLAREIQPDWFAEANMVGGIYYVDRLAGTLRGVIEHIHYLQELGLTYVHLMPLLQPRHGLNDGGYAVLDYRSIDQRLGNVADFIELSDLLRANGISLCIDVVVNHTAKEHEWAVKARAGDAQYLDYYLSFADRSLPDAYEQHLPEVFPDFAPGNFTWYPELGEHGRWVWTTFNEFQWDLNYTNPMVWLEMLDILLYLANLGVDVLRLDAVPFMWKRLGTNCQNQPEVLDLLQAWRAAMRIVCPATIFKAEAIVAPDDLVQYLGLGRRTGKLCEIAYHNSLMVLLWSALASQRADLFTQSLLNMPATPSNAAWITYVRCHDDIGWAVTDHNAALVGEDGPLHRQFLSAWYSGEFAGSFARGEVFQYNPLTNDRRISGMTASLAGLEQALETADPAAIELAIRRIALLYAVIFSFGGIPLIYMGDELGMLNDHSYLHDPTKANDNRWLHRPAMDWCLAAQRHDPSTIAGRLWQVVRHLIQVRQQTPALHSAGQTLPIWTQQRHVLGVVRVHPLGRILVLGNLSATPQRVSLAVIQQASFVGRLQNLLDADALTIDIQSHEIVLDSYQCCWLSTQA, encoded by the coding sequence ATGCAACCACTCACAGTTCAAACAATGCATTTACCAAATCCAACCACGTTCGACGATCTGCTCGATCAACAGATTGCCAATCCGCGTGATCGCGATATTTTTCGCTTGCGCATGCAGCGCCATTTTGGCGATTGCTTAGAAGCGCTGGGCGCGTTGTATGCGCAGCATCCAGCTTGGACACAGTTGTTGGAGCAATTGCCCGAACGTTTGATTACTGCCTATGCCCAACGCCGCGATGCCCTGAAAATTCACGATTTAGCCCGCGAAATTCAGCCCGATTGGTTTGCTGAGGCCAACATGGTTGGCGGCATTTACTATGTTGATCGCTTGGCGGGCACGTTGCGCGGAGTGATTGAGCATATCCATTATTTGCAGGAATTGGGTTTGACCTATGTACATCTGATGCCATTATTGCAGCCGCGCCATGGCCTTAACGATGGCGGTTATGCAGTGCTCGATTATCGCTCGATTGATCAACGGCTTGGCAATGTGGCCGATTTTATCGAATTAAGCGATTTGCTCCGTGCCAATGGCATTAGCTTATGTATTGATGTGGTGGTAAATCATACTGCCAAAGAGCATGAATGGGCGGTTAAAGCCCGTGCTGGTGATGCTCAATATTTGGATTATTATCTGAGTTTTGCTGATCGCAGTTTGCCCGATGCCTATGAGCAGCATTTACCTGAAGTGTTTCCTGATTTTGCGCCTGGCAATTTTACGTGGTATCCCGAGCTTGGCGAGCATGGCCGTTGGGTTTGGACGACCTTCAACGAATTTCAATGGGATTTGAATTATACCAACCCCATGGTTTGGCTGGAGATGTTGGATATTTTGCTGTATCTCGCCAATTTGGGCGTTGATGTGTTGCGCTTGGATGCCGTGCCATTTATGTGGAAACGCCTCGGCACGAATTGCCAAAACCAGCCCGAAGTGCTCGATTTGTTGCAAGCTTGGCGAGCAGCCATGCGGATCGTCTGTCCGGCGACAATTTTCAAGGCCGAGGCGATTGTTGCGCCCGACGATTTGGTGCAATATTTGGGCTTGGGGCGACGCACAGGCAAGCTGTGCGAAATTGCCTATCATAATTCGCTGATGGTCTTGTTGTGGAGTGCTTTGGCCTCGCAACGCGCCGATCTGTTCACCCAATCGCTGCTGAATATGCCAGCAACGCCTAGCAACGCCGCGTGGATTACCTATGTGCGCTGCCACGATGATATTGGCTGGGCCGTGACCGACCACAATGCGGCCTTGGTTGGTGAAGATGGGCCATTGCATCGTCAATTTTTAAGCGCCTGGTATAGCGGCGAATTCGCTGGGAGTTTTGCGCGGGGCGAGGTGTTTCAATACAATCCGCTCACCAACGATCGCCGAATTAGCGGCATGACTGCCTCGTTGGCTGGGCTAGAACAAGCCTTGGAGACCGCCGATCCAGCAGCGATTGAATTGGCAATTCGCCGGATCGCTTTGCTGTATGCAGTGATTTTTAGTTTTGGTGGCATTCCATTAATCTATATGGGCGATGAATTGGGCATGCTCAATGATCATAGCTACCTGCACGATCCGACTAAAGCCAACGATAACCGCTGGTTGCATCGCCCAGCGATGGATTGGTGCTTAGCGGCCCAACGCCATGATCCAAGCACAATTGCTGGGCGCTTATGGCAGGTAGTACGCCATTTGATTCAGGTACGCCAACAGACCCCAGCCTTGCATAGCGCAGGCCAAACCCTGCCAATCTGGACCCAGCAACGCCATGTTTTAGGGGTGGTTCGAGTTCACCCATTGGGGCGAATTTTAGTTCTTGGAAACCTTTCCGCAACGCCACAGCGGGTTAGTTTAGCGGTTATCCAACAGGCAAGCTTCGTTGGTCGCTTACAGAATTTGTTGGATGCGGATGCGCTTACTATTGATATTCAAAGCCATGAAATTGTACTTGATAGTTACCAATGTTGTTGGCTTAGTACGCAAGCCTAA
- a CDS encoding GNAT family N-acetyltransferase — protein sequence MLIDRQLAAQLEAADAHNLRQYTAAVAQVVPTSQATWAQIGDATACYTGPDLPINRAVGAGSQQSWEAQQFSELADFYQQHQLPVSLELTPFSDPSVSAVLSQRNYQIIRWWSVLAFDMLRYTPFSPSSVQSRMISPEHAELWVENITNHGQSSPMGITMAKAAAARSDSQLFGAWLDDQLIGCGALSINAEVATLFSTFVKPDWRRRGAQTSLIAARLAYAQAQGCRWATVLTISGSDSQRIVMRAGFELAYNKVTLEEQRGS from the coding sequence ATGTTGATTGATCGTCAATTAGCAGCCCAACTTGAGGCGGCTGATGCACATAATTTACGTCAATATACCGCTGCGGTAGCCCAAGTTGTGCCTACGAGCCAAGCAACATGGGCACAGATTGGCGATGCAACCGCCTGCTATACTGGCCCTGACCTGCCAATTAATCGGGCGGTTGGGGCTGGCAGCCAACAATCTTGGGAAGCGCAGCAATTTAGCGAATTAGCAGATTTTTATCAACAACACCAACTACCAGTGAGCCTCGAACTAACTCCATTCAGCGATCCGAGTGTGTCAGCAGTGTTGAGCCAGCGCAACTACCAGATTATTCGTTGGTGGAGCGTGTTAGCCTTTGACATGCTGCGTTATACCCCTTTTAGCCCAAGTAGTGTACAATCGCGGATGATCTCACCTGAACATGCCGAACTATGGGTTGAGAACATAACTAATCATGGTCAAAGTAGCCCGATGGGCATTACGATGGCCAAAGCCGCCGCTGCCCGATCGGATAGCCAGCTGTTTGGCGCTTGGCTCGATGATCAGCTGATTGGTTGTGGCGCATTGAGCATCAATGCCGAAGTTGCCACCCTGTTTTCAACCTTCGTCAAACCAGATTGGCGGCGGCGCGGCGCACAAACCAGCCTGATTGCAGCGCGTTTGGCCTATGCTCAGGCCCAAGGTTGCCGTTGGGCAACTGTGCTAACCATTAGCGGGAGCGATTCGCAACGGATTGTAATGCGAGCTGGTTTTGAGCTTGCCTACAATAAAGTAACGCTAGAAGAGCAACGAGGATCGTAG